The genomic window TTTTAATACCGACTCTTTTGCTCACCGTGTAGCTGAAAAATTATTACAAAAATAAAACTCCTCGGATAAAAGTCCGGGGAGTTTCATTTCTGATAGGAAAAATTTATTTTCCTTCTTCATCCAACTTCTTTTCAAATTCTTCCATCGAAATCGGGCGAGAATAGAGAAACCCTTGCGCCGTGTCACAGCCGATACTGCGTAGAAAGTCCGCTTGCTCCTCGGTTTCTACCCCTTCGGCCACAATGTGACTACCC from Elusimicrobiaceae bacterium includes these protein-coding regions:
- a CDS encoding EAL domain-containing protein produces the protein GSHIVAEGVETEEQADFLRSIGCDTAQGFLYSRPISMEEFEKKLDEEGK